ATCTCTATCTCACTCTGGATTTTGTCTTTTCCTTTCAGGTTTCGGTGTTGGTTGCGGTTTCGGTGTGGGATGGGGTTTCGGAGGTCTGTTGTTATATGCTGCACTCATTTTTCTCTGCTTCGCTTGCATTTCTAAATTCTTTCAATTGAATCATTTTGCTACCTTATGCAATTTTGACACTTGGGTAGTTGTTATTGGAATCATGAGCTATTTTCCTCTTATTCATTAGCAATTTGTATATGCTGTTGGAATTTTTACATTCTAGTGTTGATGTTGTCACTCTAGACAAAGTTGTTAGCTATTAGCCTATTACTGTATATTGGTAGCTGCTGAATATGGAAAATAGAGAGGAGAGGGAAAATAGGGTGAGATGGAAAggttttgatcttcactcattgTTTCTTAGTAGAGGATGGGAAAATGGGGACACACTTCTAGACTTCTCACTTTCATATTACAGGATTAATACAAAATAGGTTAAATATGGTGCTGTGGAGTGAAAAGTCATGTGCTTCACTTTCTTCTATGGCACCAATCTAgtgttaattatttttcatacttaTTTTTTACCAGTTTATATCAGCTAAGCCAAGCACACCCTTAGTCTCTTTCCCTTAATCAAACTCTGTCTATCTACAGTTACTTTCCTCAGCGGTGTTTCCTAAAGTAGCAGTCTTAGTTTCATCTCCCACACCACCCCAGCCCACCTCTTTTCTCTTTTGTATTTTTGTGTACATGGATTGTAGGGTGAGGGGATGGTGCCCTTGTTCAAGTAAGAGAAAGTCTGTAGGCTCAAAAAGCACATACATTGGAATGTAGATTTCCCTCTCCCCAAGGAGACAAGTGTAGGTTCAAACCACAACCTGTCAGATATGAGATTTTATCTTAGTCTCCTCGACCAATCCCTTGgggtttctctctctctctctctctctctctctactaaGCTTTATGCGGCAAGTGGAATTTTGCCTCTAGCTATATTAATCATGACAGCAttttcttctgatgtcttgTAATCTAACTTTCTGGAGACTTATTTCCCATCCTCTATTATATTGATGGCTAGGAAGTGGTttctgaaatattttatttggaGTTGATATATGAGAGTTGGATGCATGCTATAGCAATCTATAGCCCACCAACTCCTTCTTGCTTGGTGTCTTATTTTTCTGGCTTCTCGCAATAATTATGGTCAAAATGTCCAACATAATCTATAGAATGTAGATTACAGAAaaatttgttaatttatttGTTCAATGGGTCTAATCCAATACTCTAGTTTATGATTGGAAATTATTACTTTTGGTATAGTCAGGATCTGGAAAGGGGAACATTGTTTTAGTGGGGAGGCATAGGAACAATGATGTGGTTATGGGATGTGGCTGAGTTGTGCATgttgtcttccttttgcttgGGGGTGAACGTGGGATGATGGGAGCATGGGATGTTAATCTCCCAGATCGTGTATTGACCAATTAGGGCTAACAGCAGCTaaataaaagattgatttctttTGTGGATACTGGGTTTAGAACTATGAATAAGTTAATCTGTTATAAGAAAGTCTATCGGATTTCTTTAGGCTATCAGGAAAAGCAGTCACAAGGTGGATCAAATCAATTGGGATAGTTTCTGTTGGTATATCATACTTTGAAGTGACTATTTTACTGGCTCATTTCATTTGGTTGAACCTATTTTTActtgttttcttttctcttgCACCTGCAGCTGTCAAGAATAGCTacattatttatttgtttattttgtgTATCAAAATCCAGgaacaaaataattattttactaTTGCACGTTGGTTTCTTCCTTTTACAAGTTGATGATCAAAGGATTCTTTGTGTTGTTCCTGTGAAAAATGATACAAAATTAAACCATCTGAATGAAGCAATGTTATCTTTCAGTTTTTGCTACTGTTGTTTGCAGTTCTTGTCAATTTTATCTCAACAAGACAGCAACTGCTAATAGTTAACAGTTAACTTACCTAATAGTTATCTTTGTCTCGTGCGCAGGTATGCCGTTGAACTTATTGGGTCTTGGTGTAGGTATAATATTCATTAATCTTGCTCTGTTTTCtgcttttcaatttttattttcagcATTTAATGTCTATGACATGATCTATGATGTGCGTAGCATTTTTCCTCCAAAACTTTTATCCTAAAGATTAAATCTCAAGACCTCTTCGTCTAAGGCAGTAGTATCTTGTTTGGCTTTATAGTGACTCGGTTGCTAATATTTATCCTTCTGGTTTGATTAGTGATGTATAAAAACAGCGATATACATTGGACAGAGGGTCAATAATTTAGGGGATAGAACTAGCATAGTTCCCTTCAGGTCCTCTCCCTTCAGAAGAAAATATCAAAAGTTGGCCCCTTGAATTGTTATATCTTCTGTCTCTCAAGTTACTTGGCATTGTCAGTTCCAATTTCTTGGCcccttttatttttgtattgaCACCCATTTTCAATTTGACTCCTATAGGAAATATTTTCAGTTAAGTTCCTATGTAAGttataattgtttttattttggtcCTCGTTTGCTGTTATAATGTGTGTTTGGTAGAGTGGTGGGTACAAAAGCTAATGCACATCCCATCCATAGGCTACATATTGTAGCTTTTAATGGGAAGCGATTTTACTTCCTCAATCGTGGATACCAGACATGGAGATAATACTGTATGATGCTTTTATAACAATGGATATATACTACCGCCCACCCGTACCCATTGACATCCCTAGCCTATACAtattgtttctactttctatgTGTGACAATCCTTTTTAGTATGGTCTCTTGACAATGTTATAATCACAAGAGGTGGGATGATACTGAAAATTGTTATCCATATtaggattttttttataggaattGTATTAAAAATGAGTGTCACTTATGAAGTTCAAGAATTTGTATTCACCCTTTCTTATAAATTACATATGTCATGAATTTCACCTTTCATATTGAAGTGGGTATATTGGTTTTATTTTGAAGGTGGAGGCTGTGGCGTTGGAGTAGGACTTGGATGGGGGTTTGGCTCTGCATTTGGTAGTAAGTATCGGTCATCACAGATCAGATTTCAAGGAGTGGAGTTTGATAGTAAAGAGAAAGGTGACAGCCCTCCGTTGTCAAAACCCACCCCAGAAGTAGTAAGAAGTGCACGGTAGCGTCTGTTTCATTACATGTGTGCTTGCACTTTCAACTCAGTGTATAATGCTACTTATTGCAGGGTTACCTAGCCCTTTTGGCATGAATAAATATCATTTCTAATAACAAGATGCTTGCAGAAGTCCTTTTCAAATTATTGTACCGCAGCCTCAATTTCAGCTCGCTTGTACTGGTAAATAAATCTATCAATTGCATCGATTGATGACATGAGTGGTAGTGGTACCAAATTTAAATGATGAAATTGTGACTTGtgaaaagagaaaagtgtaaatGATGAAATTGTTCAAGAAGAAAAAAGGGATGTGCATGAAGGAATTAGATGAAGACTGTACGTGTTAAAGATAGAGCCAAAGTGCCAAACTGTAATTTCTTGTAACTTTTTCCCACACGTGGGCAAACTTAACACTATTAGTTGGCTTCGAACTACTGTAAATGGATCTTTGAACTTTGACCTCTTACCCTCAGCAAATGGATCTTTATTCTTTAGACACGAAAAGCTAAGCTAAGGTTTGGTAGAGTTTCAGTGTGTTTGGATGAGCAGAATTGGATCTAACctgaattaaatttagtaaCGTAAATTTAAATGACGTGATTTATGTGTTGATACATTTATCCAGAATTAACTTTTGTAATTGAATTATAACACATATACACAAAATCGGATCAGCCAGATGGAGAAGCTACCCTAAGTTAATTCTGCCAGATCCGAATCAAACTTGTAGAATCGATTCTCAAAATTAGTTCTCAAACATCTTTAAAACGATGGAGATCTATGTTTGAGGCTCTTATCCACGTTTGAAAATGGTAATCAAACGCATACATTATTTAGTCTTTTCTACACTTAATAATGAATTGAAGGGTTCCAAACCTTCACATTTTAAAAGAATACCGGAACAACTCTCTAAAATAAAATGCGAGGCTACTATAGTAAAATCTAATTGCTCAAAGTTAAAAGATTTGGATACCAAGCAAGACAGGCTGGCTACTATAGTTAAATCTAATTACTTAAAGTTAAAAGATAACCGATCTTTATTTCCCCCTTGAACTTTAGAacaatctatctatatatatatatatatatatatatgtaaagcacacttgagttttagcaTCTACTACCTTACAAAGGAAGGATTGAATTCACTGTTCATTGCTCCAACTTATTTTTTTTGGGACGGGAGAGTGTTGGGCTGGGCCTATGGAAGGATGTGGTGGCCCCTTCTCTGTGCTATTTAGACGCTCTGCTTTTCCTCTTCTTCGTAGGCCATCGTCAGCTTCCCCCAAGCGCAGGAACGAATTTTCGCCGGAGAGTGTAGTGCCCACGCCATCAATCGTCAGCTTCCCCTCCCATGAACTGCTGTCAAAGATGCTTTACAGGTTGGTGCCTAATTCCTGGGATAGCATCTAGGGTTGCCTGtcaccttcttcatcatcatctgccTACCTCTCTTCCAGAACCTTCTCCCCGTAATAGCTACATCTGTTCCTACAAACCAAGCTTAGCCGTGCTCCAGAACCTTCTTCACCTGGCACGCTATGCTCCGTTCCCTATCAATATGTACCATTATATACTCTATGCCTCCTCTTTTATAGGTGAAGTTGCAATTGATGACAACCTTCTATAAATACCACAACTGCTTTGTTGATCTCCCCACACTTTCTATACTCACTAGCAATCAGGGGTCCAATTTGTCGTCCCAGTTTCTTAAATTCCCAAACTACATCTGAATATGGAAGGTAGCTAAGCTCAAGCCACCTGATGGGTTCTTCTTCATCAGTAGAAGAAAATGTAAGCTCTCTCTCCCCCCTTCACTTTTAgttgttaagttagctctgaATTTAGGGTATTCAACGTGTTTCAGTTTTGAATTGGGAACATCCGTTGTCTATTTCTTTTAATGGATCTTACAAAAGTAAGTGATTCATTTAAATTGTGCCTAATGGAACTTATAAGAGAACAGTAAATCAAAAcatgtctctttttttttttcatcttattCTGTTCATGTTATAAGAGAACAGTAAATCAAAAcatgtctctttttttttttcatcttattCTGTTCATGTGCTAAATGCTCTACCTTTTTATTTCATTGTAGTCCATATTTGATTATAAGGTGGTTTTGTCTTTGTCTCACATGGGCcattcttaatttaattttaatgatgTTGTCTGTAAAACTTATTATGGGGTTGATTTTGCAGAATAAATTAGAGGAGATGAAGGATCTCACTAAATGGTTAAAGCTTTGCGTTTGATGGTTTAAGTGAGTCAAAGTTTAtgtccaagaaaaaaaatcttcctAGTGACCTAGAATCTGCTGAAAAGAACTGCATTGACTAAAGGAAACCCACTTCAGTTAAGTTTCATGTATGGCTTCTTAGAATGTCAATATAATTTTTCcaataaaagaataattttgTTGGTTACTTTTTCCAATAAG
This is a stretch of genomic DNA from Lotus japonicus ecotype B-129 chromosome 1, LjGifu_v1.2. It encodes these proteins:
- the LOC130723107 gene encoding protein TRIGALACTOSYLDIACYLGLYCEROL 5, chloroplastic codes for the protein MVITTFEGAGVGFGFGVGCGFGVGWGFGGMPLNLLGLGVGGGCGVGVGLGWGFGSAFGSKYRSSQIRFQGVEFDSKEKGDSPPLSKPTPEVVRSAR